The Henckelia pumila isolate YLH828 chromosome 2, ASM3356847v2, whole genome shotgun sequence genome includes a window with the following:
- the LOC140882283 gene encoding uncharacterized protein → MSSKRKVNKYDSGWKKDWYGPGLFYKGSEELEVDVFKKIEKRKMLSNVEKAGLLSKAEEFGVTLSTIEKLSIMSKAEDLGLLSLLEKTADTSPSILASAALPLLVAAIVVIPYDSVALVAAQVVIAGALAVGGVRLFIGSILVGGLQEAD, encoded by the exons ATGTCTTCCAAACGAaag GTGAATAAGTATGATTCCGGGTGGAAGAAGGACTGGTACGGGCCAGGCTTATTCTACAAGGGAAGCGAGGAGCTGGAAGTGGATGTTTTCAAGAAGATCGAGAAGCGAAAAATGCTGAGCAATGTAGAGAAAGCGGGCCTGCTCTCCAAAGCGGAGGAGTTCGGAGTCACCCTCTCCACCATCGAGAAGCTCAGCATTATGTCCAAGGCCGAGGACCTGGGCCTGCTCAGCCTGCTCGAGAAGACTGCCGACACCTCGCCTTCCATCCTCGCCTCCGCCGCCCTGCCCTTGCTCGTCGCCGCCATCGTCGTCATCCCCTACGACTCGGTGGCCCTCGTGGCGGCGCAAGTGGTGATTGCCGGGGCGCTTGCTGTCGGGGGTGTGAGATTGTTTATTGGATCCATTCTTGTAGGGGGATTGCAAGAGGCCGATTGA
- the LOC140878433 gene encoding uncharacterized protein, producing MINMLPEDLAFTLFLPSERALERDLRLMGENANQSFAILTRVLGFLVVPRWIRVADLEVGKELICDSVSGFRLYITKDSNQTVFVRGVASELVDLSMGKYSNTLVHVMYGVVMDSEFAESMRPEILIYNKF from the coding sequence ATGATCAACATGTTACCCGAAGATTTGGCTTTCACTCTGTTTCTACCTTCGGAGAGAGCATTGGAGCGtgatttgagattgatgggaGAAAATGCAAACCAATCATTCGCAATACTCACACGAGTGCTGGGGTTCTTAGTCGTGCCCAGATGGATTCGGGTTGCGGATTTGGAGGTGGGGAAGGAGTTGATATGCGATTCTGTATCGGGATTTCGTTTGTACATCACCAAGGATTCGAATCAAACAGTGTTTGTAAGGGGAGTGGCATCGGAGCTGGTGGATTTGAGCATGGGCAAATATAGCAACACTTTGGTCCATGTTATGTATGGAGTTGTTATGGACTCGGAATTTGCAGAATCCATGCGGCctgagattttgatatataataaattttga